One Pyrococcus furiosus DSM 3638 genomic region harbors:
- the bgaS gene encoding beta-galactosidase BgaS — MFPEKFLWGVAQSGFQFEMGDKLRRNIDTNTDWWHWVRDKTNIEKGLVSGDLPEEGINNYELYEKDHEIARKLGLNAYRIGIEWSRIFPWPTTFIDVDYSYNESYNLIEDVKITKDTLEELDEIANKREVAYYRSVINSLRSKGFKVIVNLNHFTLPYWLHDPIEARERALTNKRNGWVNPRTVIEFAKYAAYIAYKFGDIVDMWSTFNEPMVVVELGYLAPYSGFPPGVLNPEAAKLAILHMINAHALAYRQIKKFDTEKADKDSKEPAEVGIIYNNIGVAYPKDPNDSKDVKAAENDNFFHSGLFFEAIHKGKLNIEFDGETFIDAPYLKGNDWIGVNYYTREVVTYQEPMFPSIPLITFKGVQGYGYACRPGTLSKDDRPVSDIGWELYPEGMYDSIVEAHKYGVPVYVTENGIADSKDILRPYYIASHIKMIEKAFEDGYEVKGYFHWALTDNFEWALGFRMRFGLYEVNLITKERIPREKSVSIFREIVANNGVTKKIEEELLRG, encoded by the coding sequence ATGTTCCCTGAAAAGTTCCTTTGGGGTGTGGCACAATCGGGTTTTCAGTTTGAAATGGGGGATAAACTCAGGAGGAATATTGACACTAACACTGATTGGTGGCACTGGGTAAGGGATAAGACAAATATAGAGAAAGGCCTCGTTAGTGGAGATCTTCCCGAGGAGGGGATTAACAATTACGAGCTTTATGAGAAGGACCATGAGATTGCAAGAAAGCTGGGTCTTAATGCTTACAGAATAGGCATAGAGTGGAGCAGAATATTCCCATGGCCAACGACATTTATTGATGTTGATTATAGCTATAATGAATCATATAACCTTATAGAAGATGTAAAGATCACCAAGGACACTTTGGAGGAGTTAGATGAGATCGCCAACAAGAGGGAGGTGGCCTACTATAGGTCAGTCATAAACAGCCTGAGGAGCAAGGGGTTTAAGGTTATAGTTAATCTAAATCACTTCACCCTTCCATATTGGTTGCATGATCCCATTGAGGCTAGGGAGAGGGCGTTAACTAATAAGAGGAACGGCTGGGTTAACCCAAGAACAGTTATAGAGTTTGCAAAGTATGCCGCTTACATAGCCTATAAGTTTGGAGATATAGTGGATATGTGGAGCACGTTTAATGAGCCTATGGTGGTTGTTGAGCTTGGCTACCTAGCCCCCTACTCTGGCTTCCCTCCAGGGGTTCTAAATCCAGAGGCCGCAAAGCTGGCGATACTTCACATGATAAATGCACATGCTTTAGCTTATAGGCAGATAAAGAAGTTTGACACTGAGAAAGCTGATAAGGATTCTAAAGAGCCTGCAGAAGTTGGTATAATTTACAACAACATTGGAGTTGCTTATCCCAAGGATCCGAACGATTCCAAGGATGTTAAGGCAGCAGAAAACGACAACTTCTTCCACTCAGGGCTGTTCTTCGAGGCCATACACAAAGGAAAACTTAATATAGAGTTTGACGGTGAAACGTTTATAGATGCCCCCTATCTAAAGGGCAATGACTGGATAGGGGTTAATTACTACACAAGGGAAGTAGTTACGTATCAGGAACCAATGTTTCCTTCAATCCCGCTGATCACCTTTAAGGGAGTTCAAGGATATGGCTATGCCTGCAGACCTGGAACTCTGTCAAAGGATGACAGACCCGTCAGCGACATAGGATGGGAACTCTATCCAGAGGGGATGTACGATTCAATAGTTGAAGCTCACAAGTACGGCGTTCCAGTTTACGTGACGGAGAACGGAATAGCGGATTCAAAGGACATCCTAAGACCTTACTACATAGCGAGCCACATAAAGATGATAGAGAAGGCCTTTGAGGATGGGTATGAAGTTAAGGGCTACTTCCACTGGGCATTAACTGACAACTTCGAGTGGGCTCTCGGGTTTAGAATGCGCTTTGGCCTCTACGAAGTCAACCTAATTACAAAGGAGAGAATTCCCAGGGAGAAGAGCGTGTCGATATTCAGAGAGATAGTAGCCAATAATGGTGTTACGAAAAAGATTGAAGAGGAATTGCTGAGGGGATGA
- a CDS encoding type II toxin-antitoxin system VapC family toxin, which yields MNPMPRKISFDPPSFIQLTRKQNKELLEFVLAEFEIYLPITTVHAYLLAKAFKGKNPKEEVQKLRDIVKIVDLTDELLGEIAEIDASLIKDGYFFTLEDLITAVSAITSKSLLVVNGNAEKYSPLRKYGLDCVNYEKFLEEVEVLAREEAKREKII from the coding sequence ATGAACCCAATGCCTCGAAAAATCAGCTTTGACCCCCCTTCTTTTATTCAACTTACGAGAAAGCAAAATAAAGAGCTTTTAGAGTTTGTTCTTGCAGAGTTCGAAATTTACCTTCCAATTACAACCGTTCACGCTTATCTCTTGGCAAAGGCCTTCAAGGGGAAGAATCCAAAAGAGGAAGTCCAAAAGCTGAGGGACATCGTTAAAATTGTGGACTTGACGGATGAACTGCTTGGAGAGATTGCCGAGATAGATGCATCTCTAATTAAAGATGGATACTTCTTTACCTTGGAGGATTTAATCACGGCCGTTTCAGCAATAACATCTAAGTCCCTTCTTGTTGTTAATGGCAATGCTGAAAAGTACTCCCCCTTAAGGAAGTATGGGCTAGATTGTGTCAATTACGAGAAATTTCTAGAGGAAGTTGAAGTTTTAGCTAGAGAGGAGGCAAAGAGGGAGAAAATAATCTAG
- a CDS encoding DUF7557 family protein — protein MKTIAVDEETWEAIKKLKARLDAKSYDEVLKKLIQAWHTLELETKAESISLEDDEAELVLSVIRDRSKLVEEGSRK, from the coding sequence ATGAAGACAATAGCAGTTGATGAGGAAACATGGGAGGCAATTAAAAAGCTCAAGGCTAGGTTGGATGCAAAATCATACGATGAAGTCTTGAAAAAGCTAATACAAGCGTGGCATACCTTAGAATTGGAGACCAAGGCCGAAAGCATTTCACTGGAAGACGATGAGGCTGAACTAGTGCTTTCAGTTATTAGGGATAGAAGTAAGCTTGTTGAGGAGGGAAGCAGGAAATGA
- a CDS encoding type II toxin-antitoxin system VapC family toxin — MKLVLDSSVFIQGVEVEGYTTPSVVEEIKDRESKLFLESLISAGKVRVIEPSKEAIEKIIQAARETGELEELSKADIEVLALAYELKATIFTDDYNVQNIASLLGLKFRTLKKGITRVMKWRYVCIGCGRKFSTLPPGGICPDCGSRVKLIPRRR, encoded by the coding sequence ATGAAGCTTGTCCTTGACTCTTCTGTTTTTATTCAGGGTGTTGAGGTGGAAGGTTACACAACGCCAAGTGTTGTTGAGGAGATTAAAGATAGAGAATCCAAGTTATTCCTAGAATCTTTAATATCTGCAGGAAAGGTAAGGGTGATTGAACCTTCAAAGGAGGCTATAGAGAAGATAATCCAAGCGGCTAGAGAGACTGGAGAGTTGGAGGAGCTAAGTAAGGCCGATATAGAGGTTTTAGCCTTGGCGTATGAGTTAAAGGCAACCATCTTTACAGATGACTACAACGTCCAGAACATAGCCTCCCTCCTGGGACTCAAGTTTAGAACCCTTAAGAAGGGAATCACGAGGGTAATGAAGTGGAGGTATGTATGTATAGGTTGTGGAAGAAAATTCTCGACCCTTCCCCCTGGGGGAATATGTCCAGACTGTGGGAGTAGAGTGAAGCTTATTCCCAGGAGGCGCTAG